In Microbacterium enclense, the DNA window GACATCGGTTCACCCCTCGCGCGCCGAACAGTCACGGCCGGTCCGTAGGTTTCCTCCGTCTCACCTCGAGAGGCACGAGAGGAAAACCCCCATGCCATCCCCCACGATCTTCCGCGGTCGGCCCCTCGCCGGCCTCGCCCTCGCCGTCGTCAGCGCCCTCGCTCTCGCGGGCTGCGCGGGCGCGACCGCCGACGCCGACGCCGGCTCCTCCGCCGATGCCCAGACCGCCACGAGTCTCGCCGACATCGGAACGTTCGGCGACCTCGAGACCGCCGCGAAAGCCGAGGGACAGCTGAACGTCATCGCGCTCCCGCGCACCTGGGCCAACTACGGCGAGATCCTCGACCTGTTCGCCCAGCGCTACCCCGAGATCACGATCAACGAGCAGTCGCCCGACGTCTCCAGCGCCGAGGAGATCCAAGCCGCCAAGGCCAACGAAGGCCTCGACACCGCACCCGACGTCTTCGACCTGGGCCTGGCCGTCGCCCTGCAGAGCACCGATCACTTCGCCGCCTACAAGGTGCAGACCTTCGACAAGATCCCCGACGCGCTCAAGGAGCCCTCGGGCCTGTTCGTCGGTGACTACGGCGGATACATGTCGATCGGGTACGACTCCGCGCGCTTCCCCGAGCCCACCTCGCTCGACGACCTGCTGAAGCCGGCGTACAAGGGCGCGGTCGCCATCAACGGCGACCCCACCCAGGCGGGCTCCGCCTTCGCTGCCGTGGGCCTGGCCACCGTGCAGAGCAACGGCACCCTCGACGACTTCACGCCGGGCATCGACTTCTTCGGATCGCTGAATGCCGCGGGCAACTTCCTCAAGGTCGACCCCACGGATGCCACGATCGCCAGCGGCGAGACCCCGGTGGTGTTCGACTGGGACTACCTCAACGCCGTCCAGGCCTCGGCCGTGCCGACGTGGAAGACCGTCGTGCTCCCGGGCGTCGGCTACGCCGGGTACTACAACCAGGCGATCAACAAGGACGCTCCGCACCCCGCGGCCGCGCGACTGTGGCAGGAGTTCCTCTACAGCGACGAGGTGCAGAACCTGTGGCTGAAGGGCGGCGCGCGTCCGGCCCGGATGGAGGCCATGACCGCCGCGGGCACCATCGACACCGCTCTCGCCGCCGCTCTGCCGACGGCGCCGAGCGACACCGTCGTGCCGACCGAGACGCAGTCGACCGAGGCCGGCACCCTGCTCGGGCAGAAGTGGGCCACGGCGGTCCAGTGACCGTCCTCGATCGCGTGGTCGCCCCCGCGGTTCCGGAGCTTCCCGCTCCGGCACCGCGGGGTGCGGTGCGTCCGGGCTGGGCCTGGCTCGGGCTCACCCCGTTCGCCGCGTATGTCGTGCTGTTCCTCGCGCTCCCGACGGTCCTGGCGGTCGGGTCCGGGTTCGTCGACGGCGATGGTTCTCTCACGCTTGACAACGTCGCCGCTCTGGGCGACCCTCTCGTGCTCACCGCGTTCGGCAACTCCGCGATGGTCTCGCTCGTGACCGCCGCGATCGGCGCCGTCGTGGGGGCGCTGGTGTGCTGGGCGATGCTCGGACTCGCGGAGACCGGAATCGTGCGCACCGCGGTGGATGCGGCATCCGGAGTCCTGGCCCAGTTCGGCGGAGTGATGCTCGCCTTCGTGCTGATCGCGGCGATCGGGGCACAGGGCGTCGTCACGGTGCTGCTGCGGCAACTCACCGGGATCTCGCTCTACGACGGCGGCGTCTGGCTGTACGACCTGCCCGGTGTGGTGCTGGCCTACCTCATCTTCCAGATCCCGCTCATGATCATCACGTTCCTCCCCGCTCTCGCCGCGCTCAAGCCGCAGTGGGTCGAGGCGCACCTGACGCTGGGCGGCACCCCAGCCGGCTTCTGGCGGCACGTCGGGATACCGGTGCTCGCCCCGTCGTTCCTCGCGAGCCTGCTGCTCTTGTTCGCCAACGCGTTCTCGTCGTACGCGACCGCGGCCGCCCTCGCCAGCCAGGGGTCGCAGATCGTTCCCCTGCAGATCCGTACCGCGCTGACGAGCGAGACCGTCCTGGGCCGCGAGAATCTCGCCGGAGCCCTCGCCCTCGGCATGATCGTCGTCGTCGCCGTGGTGATGGGGCTGTATTCGCTCGTGCAGCGCCGCGCGGCCCGGTGGCAGTCGTGAACCCCCTCGCCCCGCCCCGGTGGGCTCGCTGGGTCATCGGCATCGTGGTCGGTCTCGTCTTCGCCGTTCCCTTCGCCGCGACCGTGCTGTTCACCCTCACGCCCCTCCCGGGTGGTTCGGGGCTGTCCCTCGACCGGTGGGGGGCGCTGTTCGACCCCGCCAATGCCGCGAAGTACCGGCCGCTGTGGACGGGGCTCGGCAACTCGCTGACGCTCGCGGCGGTCACCGTCCTGCTGGTGCTCGTTCTGTTCACCCCGACGATGGTGCTCGTCGCCCTCGCCTTCCCGCGTCTGCGCCGAGTGTTCGAGTTCGTCGCCCTCCTGCCGATCTCGCTCCCCGCCATCGTGCTCGTGGTGGGGCTCACGCCCCTGTACCTGCAGATCGGCCGCACCCTCGGCACCGGTGCGTGGACGCTCGCGTTCGCGTACGGCATCCTGGTCCTGCCTTTCGCCTACCGGTCGATCCAGGCCTCCATCGACGCGATCGACGTGAAGACGCTGTCGGAGGCGGCCCGCACCCTCGGCGCCGGCTGGACGAGCGTGCTGGTGCGCGTGATCGTCCCGAACCTCCGCCAGGGACTCCTCGCCGCAACGCTCATCTCGGTCGCGGTCGTCCTCGGTGAGTTCACGATCGCCTCGCTCCTGAACCGGCAGACGCTGCAGACGGCCCTGATCGTCGTCAACAAGCAAGACGGCTACGTCGCCGCCATCTTCACCCTGCTCGCCCTCGCCTTCGCGTTCGCGCTGCTGCTCGTCATCGGTCGCGTCGGACGCATCGGCGCCGGAAGGAAGACGTCATGACCCTCACCGACAGCCCCCTCGGCAGCGACGCTCGTCCGTCTCCGAGCGCCGGCGTCGAGTTCCGCGGTGTCGTGAAGGACTACGGCACGACGCGCGTGCTCCACGGGGTCGACCTCGACGTCGCACCAGGCGAGTTCGTCTCGCTGCTCGGGCCGTCCGGCTGCGGCAAGACCACCGCGCTGCGCGTCCTCGCGGGACTCGAGCGCGCCACCGCCGGCGAGGTGCACATCGGCGGCCGCGAGGTGTCGGGGGTGGCGACGAACAAGCGCGACATCGGCATGGTCTTCCAGTCGTACTCGCTCTTCCCGCACCTGCGCACGATCGACAACACCGCGTTCGGGCTGCGCCGACGCGGGGTGGGCACGGCCGAGGCGCGCCGCCGCGCCGGGGAGGCCCTCGATCTGGTCGGCCTCGGACACCTCGCCGATCGGTTCTCGCACCAGTTGTCCGGCGGGCAGCAGCAGCGCGTCGCCCTCGCGCGTGCCCTGGTCACCGAGCCCCGTGTCCTCCTGCTGGACGAGCCGCTCTCGGCCCTCGACGCGCAGGTGCGCGTGCAGCTGCGCGACGAGATCCGGCGCATCCAGCTGCGCCTCGGCACGACGACCGTCTTCGTCACGCACGACCAGGAGGAGGCCCTCGCCGTCTCCGACCGGGTCGCTGTCATGGACGCAGGTCGCATCCTGCAGGTCGGAAGCCCCGAAGACCTGTACCTGCGCCCCGCGTCTGCCGAGGTCGCCGCGTTCGTCGGGTCGTCGAGCCTCGTACCGGGCGAGGTGTCGGGCGAGCGCGTGACGGTGTGGGGCCAGGCCCTCCCCCTCGTCCTCCCCGCGGCCGACGGCACCTGTGAGGTGTTCGTGCGCCCCGAGAACCTGCGGATCGCGGACCCGGATGCCACCGGCATCGACGCCGTGGTCGAGCAGAGCACGTTTTTGGGCAGCGTGCGCCGTTCGACACTGCGCGTGGCAGACGGGAGCCTCGTGCGCGTCCAGCACGCGGCGGACGAGCGGCGGGAGCCGGGCGACCGCGTCCGGGTGCGCGTGAACGAGGTCGCGGTGCTCACGAGACCCCGTGCAGGTGTGTCGTCGTGCGTCGACCCCCGCTCTCACGAGCCGGGGCGCGCATAGAATCCCTGGGTGACCGCTCGCCTGCTCTACGTCTGCGCCCGCCCGCAGCGTGATGCCGCGGCGGCCGAATGGGCGTCGTTCCGCGACGGTCTCGGTGTCGCCGACGACGAGCTCGTCCATCACGATCTCGTGCGGAAGCCTCTCCCCGACGACCTCGATCGTTTCGCCGCCGTCGTGGTGGGTGGGAGCCCGTTCAACGTCACCGACACCGACAAGACCGACGAACAGCGCCGACTCGAGCGCGACCTCGAGCGCCTCGCGGCGACCGCCATCGAGGGCCGCACGAACGCGATGTTCACGTGCTTCGGCATCGGCGTCGTCACCCGCATGCTCGGTGGCGAGGTCACGCTGACCACCCCCGAGGGCACGGGTCCCGCCGAGATCACGCTGACCGAGGCGGGTCGCGGCGACGAGCTGTTCGGCATCCTGAGCCCGCGTTTCCAGGCGCTGACCGCGCACAAGGAGGGCACCGCGAGCGTTCCCCCGGGAGCGACCCTGCTCGCCGAGAACGACGCCTGCCCCGTACAGGCGTACCGCGCGGGGATCGGCCTCTGGGCGACGCAGTTCCACCCCGAGCCCACCGCCGAGGCGTTCGTCGCCCGCATGGAGGTGTACCGCGACGCGGGGTACTTCGACGCGGAGGCGTTCGACCAGGTCTCCGCGCACGTGCGTACGGTGTCGGTCGAGCAGCCGACGCTGCTGCTGCGCTCGTTCGCCGCGCGCGCCGTCGCCGCCTGACCTCGCGGCGCGCGCGCCGCCGCGGGGCCATCGCCCGCGCCACTCGTCATCGGGCGTGCCGTCCTGCGGAGTCGGTGCCCGACACGCCCCGCAGCGCTCTCCGCGCGCGGCCTGCCGCGCGGAGACTCCGCAGGACGGCACCCGCGGACCCGCCCCACGACAGACGAACCGGATGCCCCGATGTCAAGCCCGCGGACCGAATTTCGCTAGCTTATCTAGGCTTCTCGTCATGAACGCAACAACTCCCCGGCGGGGAAGCGACCTCGCCCGGCAAATCGTCGTCCTCTCCGCGGTGTCGTTCATGCTCATCGCGGCCGTGATCGGCGCCGGCGCGTTCGGGAACTCCGCGGTCCAGGACCAGCAGGGCGGGGCACTCGACACCGACGGTTCCTACCTCGCTCCCGCCGGCCCCGCCTTCTCGATCTGGTCGGTCATCTACCTGGGCCTCATCGCGTACGCGATCTGGCAGGCTCTTCCCCGCCGCCGCACAGACCCGCGTCAGCGTGCGCTCGGCTGGCTCGTCGCCCTCACGATGACCCTGAACGGCCTCTGGCTCGTGGCCGCGCGCTTCGGGACCCTCTTCCTCACCGTCGTCGTCATCGTCCTCCTGCTCGCCGCCCTCGGCTGGACGTTCCGCGTCGCCGTCGCCACCCGCGCGCCGCGCGGCGGCGTCGTCGATTCCGTGCTGATCGACGGCGTCACGGGCCTGCACCTCGGCTGGGTGACCCTCGCCACCGTCGCGAACATCGCCGCGTGGCTGACCACCGTCGTGCCCTCGAGCTGGGAACAAGCGGCGGATGCCATCGGCATCGGCGTGCTGGTGATCGTGGGCGTGATCGGCCTCGCCATCGCCTGGCGCAGCTCGTGGCGCGTCACCCCGGCCCTGGCACTCGCGTGGGGGCTGAGCTGGCTCGCGGTCGAGCGCTTCGGCGGTGAGCCGCGGAGCACCGGCATCGGCGTGATGGCGCTCATCGTGGCAGCCTTCGTGCTGCTGCCGCCGGTGATCGTCAGTGGCCTGCGGTTGGTGCGCCCGTCGGTCGACTGACGGCGCAGGGACCCGCGCCGTCGCCTATCAGCGCGACCTTCAAGCGACAACCCCAGGCAAACGACCCACGGCAAGCAACGCTCACTCGCCGCAGATCGTCGGCCTCACGCGCACCAAGCGACAACTCGAGGCAAACGGCCCGCGGCAAGCAACACTCACTCGCCGCAGATCGTCGGCCTCACGCGCACCAAGAGACAACTCGAGGCAAACGACCCGCGGCACGCAACGCTCACTCGCCGCAGATCGTCGCCCACCCGGATCAAGAGATCTCCCACCCGCCGCGGGTGGGACATGATGTGCGAGGAGCGGAGCGTTCCGCCGTCAGAGAGCGGGGCCCGCGATCGCGCTCGCGCCCGCCGGCACGGCGAGGTCGGTCCCGTCGAGCACCACGCCTTCGGCCGTCGCGAGCAGCACGCGAACACCGGGGACGACGGATGCCGTCGCCTCGGCATCCGAGAGGTTCACGACGACCACGAGGTCGCCGCGACGCAGCTCGTAGATGCGGCCCCCGATCGCCTCGCGCGCCGCGGCCGAGAGACCTTCGCGGGACGGGTCGGTGAGTTCGGGTCGCTCCCGGCGGAGCTTCGCGAGCTCGCGGTACAGCCCGAGCAGCTGAGCGTGATCACCTTCGCCGACCTCGTCCCAGTCGAGCTTCGAGTTCTCGAACGTCGAGGGGTCCTGCGGGTCAGGGACGGTGGACTCGTCCCATCCCATCTTCGCGAACTCGGCGATGCGTCCCTCGGCGGTGGCTTTGCCGAGTTCGGGCTCGGGGTGCGAGGTGAAGAACTGCCACGGGGTTGTCGCGCCCCACTCCTCGCCCATGAAGAGCATCGGGGTGCCGGGGGCGGTGAGGGTCAGCACGGCGGCTGCGGCGAGACGGTCGTAGCCGAGCGTCTGCGACAGCCGATCGCCCGCGGCGCGGTTGCCGATCTGGTCGTGATCCTGTGCGAAGGTCACCAGGCGCCAGTTGGGGACGTCATCCGGGATGGGCTTGCCGTGCTTCTCTTCGCGGAACGTGGAATAGGTGCCGTTGTGGAAGAACCCTTCCTCACTGACCTTGCGGAACGCGTCGAGGTCTTCGAAGTCCTCGTAGTACCCGATCGTCTCACCGGTCAGGGCGACGTGCGCGGTGTGGTGCCAGTCGTCCGACCACTGCGCCGTCAGGCCGTACCCACCGGCCTCTCGCGGGAGGATGAGCTTCGGGTCGTTCATGTCGCTCTCGGCGATGGTGGTGAGCGGGAGGCCGCGGTGCGCCGACAGGGCGTCGGTGCGCTCGGCGATCTCCTGGAGCAGGTGCGGGTCGCGGTGGTCGAGCAGCGCGTGCACGGCATCGAGACGGAGACCGTCGACGTGGTAGTCGCTCATCCACATCAACGCGTTCTCGACGATGTAGGCGCGCACCGCGTCTTCATCGAGGTTGACCGAGTCGCCCCAGGTGTTGCGGCTGCCCTCGCGGAGATACTCCCCGAACTCGGGCAGGTAGTTGCCCGAGGGCCCGAGGTGGTTGTAGACGACGTCCTGGATCACGGCCAGCCCCGCCGCGTGCGCGGCATCGACGAACCGCTGGTACGCCTCCGGGCCGCCGTAGGCCTCGTGCACGGTGTACCAGAGCACCCCGTCGTACCCCCAGTTCCAGGTTCCGTTGAACCCGTTGACCGGCAGCAGCTCGACGTGGGTCACGCCGAGGTCGACGAGGTGCTCGAGGCGCCCGATGGCGGCATCCAGTGTCCCCTCGGGGGTGAAGGTGCCGAGGTGCACCTCGTAGATGAGGCCTCCGGCGAGCTGCTTGCCCGTCCACGCGCCGTCGTTCCAGGTGTACACGGTCGGGTCGAACCACGCCGACGCCTCGTGCACGCCGCCCGGTTGACGTCGCGAGCGGGGGTCGGGTCGCAGGTCGTCGCCGTCGCCCAGGACGAAACCGTACCTCTCACCGTCGGCGAGGTCGACGGGTACCGTCCACCAGCCGTCGGCCGTCGACGACATCTCGATGTCTTCGACGACGGCATCCCCGCTGTCGTCGAGCCGGCGCAGCCGCACGCGCTCCGCCTTGGGGGCCCAAACGTCGATGCTCATGGGTGTTCCTTCGTGTGAGAGAGGTTCGGTGGCACGGGGGCGCTCGGCAGGGGCGCCCCGCGCGGCGGTCAGAGGATCAGCAGGGCTACCGGGTAGAAGGCCAGCAGATCCGCCAGCGGCACGGCGCCACCGGCGAACGTGCGTCCGGTCAGCACGTCGATGACGGGGGTGTCCGGCAGCAACACCACCGTGTCGCGCCACCCGCCCTCGGCCTCGAGGCTCACCGGCAGCCGGGTCGCCACGGCGAACACGCCTCCGCGATCGAAGGCGACGACATGATCGGATGCCGCACCCGCGGCCTCCAGCGGACGGTAGATGTCGAGCGGGTGATCAGCGCGCACGCGCAGCGCGCGCGAGGTCACGAGCAGCTTGGCGGCTCCCGTGGCATCCACCACCGGCGGCTGCGCCCCCGGGGCGTCGATCTCGGCGAGGAGGCGAGCCCGCTCGGCGAAGTCGACGGCGCGTCGGTTGTCGGGGTCGACGAGCGACTGCTCCCACAGCTCCGAGCCCTGGTACACGTCGGGAACCCCGGCGCCGAGGATCTGCAGGAGCTTGGCCGACAGCCCGTTCGACCAGCCGGCAGCCGAGATCTCGTCGACGAAGGCGCGCACGCGCTCCGCAGCGGGTCCCGTGGCCGCGTCGACGACGGCGTGCATGCGTTCCTCGAACGCCTCGTCCTGAACCCACCAGCCGGTGACCTCGCTCGCCTCACGCGCCGCTTTCTCGGCGTAGGCATGCAGGCGCTCGCGGTACTCCGACAAGCCGTGCCGAGTGGACGCCGACGCGGGCCAGGCCCCGACGATGGCCTGCCACAGGAGCGCATCGAAGGGTCCGTGGCCGGTGGAGGCGATGCCGCGCAGCTCGGTCAGCACGTCTTCCCAGCGTTCCGGGATCTCGGCCAGCACCGCGATGCGGGCGCGCGTGTCCTCGCCCCGCTTCGTGTCGTGCGTCGACAGTGTCGTCATGGCGGTCGGCCACGACGCGTGCCGAAGAGCCTGCGCCGTGTGGAACCCCGTCACGTCGAGCGAGAACTGCCCCGGGTCACCGCCCACCTCGGTGAGCGAGCCCAAGCGCGTGTAGCGGTAGAACGCGGTGTCCTCCACACCCTTGGCCATGACCGGGCCGGTGGTCTGCTGGAACCGCCACGCGATCTCGAGGTCGGTGTCGGCCAGGGCCGGCACGAGCTTCTCGATCACATCGCCCAGTTCCGGACGACGCACCTCCGCTTCGCCCGCCGCGGCGTCGAGGTGTGCGCGACCGGCGGGCAGGTAGGAGCGGTACACGGGGAAGCACGCGAGGACCTCGGCGAGCGCGTCCTGCAGCACCTCTGTCTCGAACTCGTCGCGCAGGGCGACGGGAAGCCCGCGCACGATGCGTCGGATCTCCGACACCTGGATCGAGTCGGCGATCTTGCGCTTGGTGTCGTGGATGAGGTCGTGCCACCCGGTCAGCGTCGGGAGGTCGCCCTCGGCGCGCAGCCGCGCGTCGAGTCCGTCGAGCGCCGCCTCCCCGGCGGGGTCGGTGAGCACGCGATCGATCTCGGCGAGCGCGTCGTACCCGGTCGTCCCCGCGGTCTTCCACCACGACGGCAAGGCTTCGCCGTGCTCGAGGATCTTCTCCACCAGCACATACCCCACCTCGCCCTCGCCCGCCTCCTCGAGCGCGACGGCGAGCCGGTCGAGGTATGCGCCGGGGTCGACGAGCCCGTCGGGGTGATCCACGCGCAGGCCGTCCGCGAGACCTTCACGCACCCAGCGCAGGATCTCGGCGTGCGTGGCGTCGAACACCTCGGGCAACTCGACGCGCACGCCCGCGAGGGTCGTCACGGCGAAGAAGCGGCGGTAGTTGAGATCGGCCGCCTCGTCTTGCCAGAAGCGCAGCTCGAAGTTCTGGGCGTCGAGCAACGCGCGGATGTCGGAGGTCCCCGTACCCGGGGCGACGGGGAACGCGTGGTCGTAGTACCGGATCAGCCCGTCCGGCGCGTCTTCGGCCGGGGTGGGATCGTACGAGATCTCGTCGAGCACGTCGGCGAGATCCGCACCGAGCACCGGAACGCGCACCTTGCCGCCGCCGAACTCCCAGTCGATGTCGAACGCCGTGGCGTGCCCGGAAGCGCGCCCCTGGCGCAGCACGTCCCACCACCACGCGTTCGCGCGCGGCTCCGAGACGCCCATGTGGTTCGGGACGATGTCGATCAGGATGCCGAGCTCCGCGGCGCGTGCCGCGGCGACGAACCGGTCGAGACCGGCGGCCCCGCCGCGTGCGGGGTCGACGCGCGAGACATCGACGACGTCGTAGCCGTGGTCGGAGCCGGGTGTGGCCTCGAGGATCGGCGAGAGGTACGCCCACGAGACCCCGAGGTCACGGAGGTATCCCGTGACCTCGGCGGCGTCGTCGAGGGTGAACGTTTCGCGGATCTGCAGGCGGTAGGTCGAAAGCGGATGCCGCATCTCGGTCAGAGCTCCGGCTTGGGCGCCTGGCCGGGCAGGTCGTCGACTCCGACCACCTGGATCTGCGCGGTGAGGGAGGCGGCGACCGAGTGGTCGACCTCGGGCTCGGGCAGGTGGTGCTCGCGCAGCACGATGAGCGACTTCGGCTCGAGCGGCAGCGTATCTCCCGGGCTCAACGGCTCGGTGTTCGCGCGCTCCCCCGCGGTGTCGACGTACACGTCCCACTCGGGGGCGTACTCGAAAGCGGGGAGGACGAAGTCGACCTTGTCGTCGCCCGCGTTGAAGAGCACGAGGAAGTGGTCGTCGCTGATCGCCTCACCGCGGCGATCGCGTTCGCGGATGCCCTGTCCGTTGAGGAAGACACCCACCGCGAGACCGAAGCCGTTGTCCCAGTCGTCGGGCTGCATGAGCGAGCCGTCGGGGCGGAGCCAGACGACGTCGGGGATCGGCGCCCCTTCCTCCATCTTCACCGGGCGCCCGTCGAAGAAGCGGCTGCGGCGGAAGGTGGGGTGCTGCTTGCGCAGACGGGCGAGGGCCGCGGTGAACTCGATGAGCGGGTGGTCGACGCTCGACCAGTCCACCCAGGTGATCTCGTTGTCCTGCGCGTACCCGTTGTTGTTGCCGCCCTGGGTGCGGCCGAGCTCGTCACCGTGCAACAGCATGGGCACGCCCTGGCTCAGCAGCAGCGTCGCGATGAAGTTGCGCTGCTGCTGCGCACGGCGCTTGAGCACGTCGGGGTCGTCGGTGGGGCCTTCGACGCCCATGTTGCTCGAGCGGTTGTGCGATTCGCCGTCGTTGTTGTCTTCGCCGTTCGCCTCGTTGTGCTTCTCGTTGTACGACACGAGGTCGCGGAGCGTGAAGCCGTCGTGGGCGGTGACGAAGTTGATGGATGCCACGGGGAAACGCCCCGAGTGCTCGTAGAGGTCGGCCGAGCCGGTCAGACGCGAGGCGAACTCACCGAGTGCCTGCGGCTCCCCGCGCCAGAAGTCACGGACGGTGTCGCGGTACTTGCCGTTCCACTCGGTCCACTGCGGCGGGAAGTTGCCGACCTGGTAGCCGCCCGGACCGACGTCCCACGGCTCCGCGATGAGCTTGACCTGCGAGACGATCGGGTCCTGCTGCACGAGCTCGAAGAAGGCCGCCAGGCGGTCGACCTCGTAGAACTCGCGGGCGAGGGTCGAGGCGAGGTCGAAGCGGAAACCGTCGACGTGCATCTCGAGCACCCAGTACCGCAGCGAGTCCATGATCAGCTGCAGCGTGTGGGGGTTGCCCACGTTCATGCTGTTGCCGGTGCCGGTGTAGTCGGTGTAGTACCGCTTGTCGGTGTCCTCGAGGCGGTAGTACGCCTCGTTGTCGATGCCGCGCATCGACAACGTCGGGCCCATGTGGTTGCCCTCGGCGGTGTGGTTGTAGACCACGTCGAGGATCACCTCGATGCCGGCCGCGTGCAGCGCCTTGACCATCGCCTTGAACTCCTGCACCTGCTGACCGTGGTCGCCGGTGGAGGAGTAGGTGTTCTGCGGGGCGAGGAAGGCGATCGTGTTGTAACCCCAGTAGTTCGACAGCCCCTTCTCTTCCAGCGTCGAGTCGTTGACGAACTGGTGGACCGGCATGAGCTCGATCGCGGTGACCCCGAGCTTGCGCAGGTGGTCGATGACGGCCGGATGGGCGATGCCGGCATAGGTGCCGCGCAGTTCCTCCGGCACGTCGGGGTGCAGCTGCGTGAGGCCCCGCACATGCGCCTCGTAGATGAAGGTCTCGGCGTACGGCGTCTTGGGCTGTCGATCGCCCGACCAATCGAAGAACGGGTTCACGACCACGCCCTTCATCATGTGCGCGGCGGAGTCCTCGTCATTGAACGAGTCGGGGTCGCCGAACTCATAGCTGAAGACGGGCTGACCCCAGTCGATCTGGCCTTCGACGGCCTTGGCGTAGGGGTCGAGCAGCAGCTTGCTCGGGTTGAACCGCTTGCCTTCGGCGGGCGCGTACTCGCCGTACACGCGGTAGCCGTAGCGCTGGCCGGGGAGGATGTTGGGCAGATAGGCGTGCCAGACGAACGCGTCGACGTCGATCAGCTCGAAACGCGTCTCCGTTCCGTCCTCATCGAAGAGGCAGAGTTCCACCCTCTCCGCCCCCTCGCTGAACAGGGCGAAATTCGTCCCGTTACCGTCGTAGGTGGCCCCGAGGGGATAGCTGGATCCTGGCCATAGCT includes these proteins:
- the treY gene encoding malto-oligosyltrehalose synthase, which produces MRHPLSTYRLQIRETFTLDDAAEVTGYLRDLGVSWAYLSPILEATPGSDHGYDVVDVSRVDPARGGAAGLDRFVAAARAAELGILIDIVPNHMGVSEPRANAWWWDVLRQGRASGHATAFDIDWEFGGGKVRVPVLGADLADVLDEISYDPTPAEDAPDGLIRYYDHAFPVAPGTGTSDIRALLDAQNFELRFWQDEAADLNYRRFFAVTTLAGVRVELPEVFDATHAEILRWVREGLADGLRVDHPDGLVDPGAYLDRLAVALEEAGEGEVGYVLVEKILEHGEALPSWWKTAGTTGYDALAEIDRVLTDPAGEAALDGLDARLRAEGDLPTLTGWHDLIHDTKRKIADSIQVSEIRRIVRGLPVALRDEFETEVLQDALAEVLACFPVYRSYLPAGRAHLDAAAGEAEVRRPELGDVIEKLVPALADTDLEIAWRFQQTTGPVMAKGVEDTAFYRYTRLGSLTEVGGDPGQFSLDVTGFHTAQALRHASWPTAMTTLSTHDTKRGEDTRARIAVLAEIPERWEDVLTELRGIASTGHGPFDALLWQAIVGAWPASASTRHGLSEYRERLHAYAEKAAREASEVTGWWVQDEAFEERMHAVVDAATGPAAERVRAFVDEISAAGWSNGLSAKLLQILGAGVPDVYQGSELWEQSLVDPDNRRAVDFAERARLLAEIDAPGAQPPVVDATGAAKLLVTSRALRVRADHPLDIYRPLEAAGAASDHVVAFDRGGVFAVATRLPVSLEAEGGWRDTVVLLPDTPVIDVLTGRTFAGGAVPLADLLAFYPVALLIL
- the glgX gene encoding glycogen debranching protein GlgX; protein product: MSDVQQLWPGSSYPLGATYDGNGTNFALFSEGAERVELCLFDEDGTETRFELIDVDAFVWHAYLPNILPGQRYGYRVYGEYAPAEGKRFNPSKLLLDPYAKAVEGQIDWGQPVFSYEFGDPDSFNDEDSAAHMMKGVVVNPFFDWSGDRQPKTPYAETFIYEAHVRGLTQLHPDVPEELRGTYAGIAHPAVIDHLRKLGVTAIELMPVHQFVNDSTLEEKGLSNYWGYNTIAFLAPQNTYSSTGDHGQQVQEFKAMVKALHAAGIEVILDVVYNHTAEGNHMGPTLSMRGIDNEAYYRLEDTDKRYYTDYTGTGNSMNVGNPHTLQLIMDSLRYWVLEMHVDGFRFDLASTLAREFYEVDRLAAFFELVQQDPIVSQVKLIAEPWDVGPGGYQVGNFPPQWTEWNGKYRDTVRDFWRGEPQALGEFASRLTGSADLYEHSGRFPVASINFVTAHDGFTLRDLVSYNEKHNEANGEDNNDGESHNRSSNMGVEGPTDDPDVLKRRAQQQRNFIATLLLSQGVPMLLHGDELGRTQGGNNNGYAQDNEITWVDWSSVDHPLIEFTAALARLRKQHPTFRRSRFFDGRPVKMEEGAPIPDVVWLRPDGSLMQPDDWDNGFGLAVGVFLNGQGIRERDRRGEAISDDHFLVLFNAGDDKVDFVLPAFEYAPEWDVYVDTAGERANTEPLSPGDTLPLEPKSLIVLREHHLPEPEVDHSVAASLTAQIQVVGVDDLPGQAPKPEL